In Xenorhabdus ishibashii, the following are encoded in one genomic region:
- a CDS encoding TauD/TfdA dioxygenase family protein, whose product MADNVQLNKCFYGDNNYMSLIIEPIKGSFGAYITCQNVSFLSSEEYKKIKLYLSNYALLIFKNQKMDDEVLVNFAKQIGSGKLEEPARKISLSDNRKYVAYLTNLRDSHGELLGFAGNDTDYWHSDQEFRINPASVSILYGEVVQFSGGNTSFASTSVNHLAFTPDEVSVLSNLYSTRQPASSHDNVPHITVAHPVILENVQTKKRYVYVSENTIAFFRDEEVLPNSDILKKSILDKILSPENIYSHQWEEGDLLLYDNSQLLHRRECFTGNRFIKGLKIYPDASYQPEIPGWIVGGN is encoded by the coding sequence ATGGCTGACAATGTTCAATTAAATAAATGTTTTTATGGGGATAATAATTATATGTCACTTATAATTGAGCCTATTAAAGGAAGTTTTGGTGCTTATATAACCTGCCAAAATGTTTCATTTTTATCATCAGAAGAATATAAAAAAATAAAATTATACTTATCAAATTATGCTCTGTTAATTTTCAAGAATCAAAAGATGGATGATGAAGTATTGGTAAATTTTGCAAAACAAATAGGAAGCGGAAAACTCGAAGAACCAGCCAGAAAAATTTCGTTATCAGACAACCGAAAATATGTCGCTTATTTGACTAATCTTCGTGATAGTCATGGCGAGCTATTGGGTTTTGCCGGAAATGATACCGATTATTGGCATTCTGATCAGGAATTTAGGATTAACCCTGCTTCAGTTAGCATCTTATATGGTGAGGTCGTGCAATTTAGCGGTGGTAATACATCTTTCGCTTCAACATCAGTAAATCATCTCGCTTTTACCCCTGATGAAGTGTCAGTACTGAGTAACTTATATTCTACTCGTCAGCCTGCTTCTTCACATGACAATGTACCCCATATTACCGTTGCCCATCCTGTCATTCTTGAAAATGTGCAAACGAAAAAACGTTATGTTTATGTCAGTGAAAATACTATCGCATTTTTCCGCGATGAAGAAGTTTTACCAAACTCTGACATCCTCAAAAAATCCATTTTAGATAAGATTTTATCACCAGAAAATATTTATTCACATCAATGGGAAGAAGGTGATTTGTTGCTATATGACAATAGCCAGCTTTTACACCGCCGTGAATGTTTTACCGGAAATAGATTTATCAAGGGATTAAAAATATATCCTGATGCATCGTACCAACCTGAAATACCGGGTTGGATTGTTGGGGGAAATTGA